In Fusobacterium canifelinum, a genomic segment contains:
- a CDS encoding FMN-binding protein, whose protein sequence is MNFKDFEIREWLVIIFIILGLAAFAFEDIFKPKIYQAEGTGIGYNDDITLKVSAYKKKDKTIRVTDIEVEHADTDEIGGVAVQKLVDDIKARQRFEDFDFVAGATFTSEGFKEALTMAIDDIKNQE, encoded by the coding sequence ATGAATTTTAAAGATTTTGAAATTAGAGAATGGCTAGTTATTATTTTTATTATTTTAGGTCTAGCAGCTTTTGCTTTTGAAGACATCTTTAAACCAAAAATATATCAAGCTGAAGGAACTGGAATAGGTTATAATGATGATATTACTTTAAAAGTTAGTGCTTATAAGAAAAAGGACAAAACAATTAGAGTAACAGATATTGAAGTAGAGCATGCTGATACAGATGAAATTGGTGGTGTTGCTGTACAGAAATTAGTTGATGACATTAAAGCAAGACAAAGATTTGAAGATTTTGATTTTGTTGCAGGAGCAACTTTTACATCAGAAGGCTTTAAAGAAGCTTTAACTATGGCTATTGATGATATAAAAAATCAAGAGTAA
- a CDS encoding FMN-binding protein, translated as MKNLKSLMAISFAVLSLGSLAADKVYEAKAEAKGYNEEGVPIVLTVKAIKKDGKVVVTDIVAEHKETDKIGAVAIEKLIEEVKKNQNYNKLDNVAGATSTSAGFRRAIRNAVKDIEKQN; from the coding sequence ATGAAAAATTTAAAAAGTTTAATGGCAATTTCTTTTGCAGTTTTGAGTCTAGGGAGTTTAGCAGCTGATAAAGTATATGAAGCTAAAGCAGAAGCAAAAGGTTACAATGAAGAAGGAGTACCTATAGTTTTAACTGTAAAAGCAATTAAAAAAGATGGTAAGGTAGTTGTTACTGATATTGTTGCTGAACATAAAGAAACTGATAAAATTGGTGCAGTAGCAATAGAAAAATTAATAGAAGAAGTTAAAAAGAATCAAAACTATAACAAATTAGATAATGTTGCAGGAGCAACTTCTACTTCAGCAGGTTTTAGAAGAGCAATTAGAAATGCTGTTAAAGATATTGAAAAACAAAATTAA
- a CDS encoding phosphoglycerate kinase → MKKIITDLDLNNKKVLMRVDFNVPMKEGKITDQNRIIQALPTIKYALEHNAKLILFSHLGKVKTEEDKATKSLKAVAEKLSELLGKEVTFIPETRGEKLEAAINNLKSGEVLMFENTRFEDLDGKKESKNDSELGKYWAALGDVFVNDAFGTAHRAHASNVGIAENIGAGNSAVGFLVEKELKFIGEAVNNPKRPLIAILGGAKVSDKIGVIENLLTKADKILIGGAMMFTFLKAEGKNIGTSLVEDDKLDLAKDLLAKANGKIVLPVDTVVAAEFNNDAEFTAVDVDNIPDNKMGLDIGEKTVKLFDSYIKTAKTVVWNGPMGVFEMSNFAKGTIGVCESIANLADAVTIIGGGDSAAAAISLGYADKFTHISTGGGASLEFLEGKVLPGVEAISNK, encoded by the coding sequence ATGAAAAAAATTATAACTGATTTAGATTTAAATAATAAAAAAGTTCTTATGAGAGTAGATTTCAATGTTCCTATGAAAGAAGGAAAAATAACAGATCAAAACAGAATTATTCAAGCATTACCTACAATAAAATATGCTTTAGAGCATAATGCTAAACTTATATTATTTTCACATCTAGGGAAAGTAAAAACTGAAGAAGATAAAGCTACAAAGAGTTTAAAGGCTGTTGCTGAAAAGCTATCAGAACTTTTAGGAAAAGAAGTTACTTTTATTCCTGAAACAAGAGGAGAAAAATTAGAAGCTGCTATTAATAATCTAAAATCTGGTGAAGTATTGATGTTTGAAAACACAAGATTTGAAGATTTAGATGGGAAAAAAGAATCTAAAAATGATTCTGAATTAGGAAAATACTGGGCAGCACTTGGAGATGTTTTTGTAAATGATGCTTTTGGAACTGCTCACAGAGCACATGCTTCTAATGTAGGAATTGCAGAAAACATAGGTGCAGGAAATTCTGCTGTTGGTTTTTTAGTTGAAAAAGAATTAAAATTTATAGGTGAAGCTGTAAATAACCCAAAGAGACCATTAATTGCTATTTTAGGTGGTGCTAAAGTTTCTGATAAAATTGGAGTTATTGAAAACTTATTAACTAAGGCTGATAAAATTCTAATTGGTGGAGCTATGATGTTTACTTTCTTAAAGGCAGAAGGAAAAAATATTGGAACTTCATTGGTTGAAGATGATAAATTAGACTTAGCTAAAGATTTATTAGCTAAAGCAAATGGAAAGATAGTTTTACCTGTTGATACAGTAGTTGCAGCTGAATTTAATAATGATGCTGAATTTACTGCTGTAGATGTAGATAATATACCTGATAATAAAATGGGACTTGACATTGGTGAAAAAACTGTTAAACTATTTGATAGTTATATAAAAACTGCTAAGACTGTTGTATGGAATGGACCTATGGGAGTATTTGAAATGTCTAACTTTGCAAAAGGAACAATTGGAGTATGTGAATCAATAGCAAATTTAGCTGATGCAGTAACAATAATAGGTGGAGGAGATTCTGCTGCTGCTGCAATAAGTTTAGGTTATGCAGATAAATTTACTCATATTTCTACTGGTGGAGGAGCATCTTTAGAATTCTTAGAAGGAAAAGTTTTACCAGGAGTTGAAGCTATATCAAATAAATAA
- the gap gene encoding type I glyceraldehyde-3-phosphate dehydrogenase: MAVKVAINGFGRIGRLALRVMSKNKDFDVVAINDLTDAKTLAHLFKYDSAQGRFDGTIEVTDDGFVVNGDSIKVFAKANPEELPWGDLGVDVVLECTGFFTSKEKAEAHIKAGAKKVVISAPATGDLKTVVYNVNDNILDGSETVISGASCTTNCLAPMAKVLNDKFGIVEGLMTTIHAYTNDQNTLDAPHKKGDLRRARAAAENIVPNTTGAAKAIGLVIPELKGKLDGAAQRVPVITGSITELVTVLEKDVTVDEVNAAMKAASNESFGYTEEELVSSDVIGISFGSLFDATQTKVLSVGGKQLVKTVAWYDNEMSYTSQLIRTLKKFVEISK, from the coding sequence ATGGCAGTAAAAGTTGCAATTAATGGGTTTGGGAGAATAGGAAGATTAGCATTAAGAGTTATGAGTAAAAATAAAGATTTTGATGTTGTTGCTATCAATGACTTAACAGATGCAAAAACATTAGCACATCTTTTTAAATATGATTCAGCACAAGGTAGATTTGATGGAACTATTGAAGTTACAGATGATGGTTTTGTAGTAAATGGAGATAGTATAAAAGTATTTGCTAAAGCTAATCCAGAAGAATTACCTTGGGGAGATTTAGGAGTTGATGTTGTTCTTGAATGTACAGGTTTCTTTACAAGCAAAGAAAAAGCAGAAGCTCATATTAAAGCAGGAGCTAAAAAAGTGGTAATTTCTGCTCCAGCTACTGGAGATTTAAAAACAGTAGTTTACAATGTAAATGATAACATATTAGATGGAAGTGAAACAGTAATATCAGGAGCTTCTTGCACAACTAACTGTCTTGCTCCGATGGCAAAAGTTTTAAATGATAAATTTGGAATTGTTGAAGGATTAATGACAACTATCCATGCTTATACAAATGATCAAAACACATTAGATGCTCCACATAAAAAAGGTGATTTAAGAAGAGCAAGAGCTGCTGCTGAAAATATTGTTCCTAATACAACAGGAGCTGCAAAAGCTATTGGGCTTGTTATTCCTGAATTAAAAGGTAAACTAGATGGAGCTGCTCAAAGAGTACCTGTTATAACTGGTTCAATCACTGAACTTGTAACAGTTTTAGAAAAAGATGTTACAGTTGATGAAGTAAATGCTGCTATGAAAGCTGCAAGCAATGAATCATTCGGATATACAGAAGAAGAATTGGTATCAAGTGATGTTATCGGAATTAGTTTTGGTTCATTATTTGATGCAACTCAAACAAAAGTTTTATCAGTTGGAGGAAAACAATTAGTAAAAACTGTTGCTTGGTATGATAATGAAATGTCTTATACTTCTCAACTTATTAGAACATTAAAGAAATTTGTTGAAATTTCAAAATAA
- a CDS encoding RluA family pseudouridine synthase has translation MKKYIVEHEYDGYEIGTYLKETKGYSSRGLRNLEIYLNGKRIKNNAKKIKKLNRIVIIEKEKSTGIKAMDIPIDIAYEDENLLIVNKEPYIIVHPTQKKVDKTLANAIVNYFEKTLGKTLIPRFYNRLDMNTSGLIIIAKNAYTQAFLQDKTEVKKTYKLIASGIIEKDDFFIEIPIGKVGDDLRRIKLSEKDGGKSAKTHIKILERNYEKDITFLEARLYTGRTHQIRAHLSLIGHALVGDELYGGNMELAKRQMLHAYKLEFQNPKTLENLKIEIDIPVDMKEVLK, from the coding sequence ATGAAAAAATATATAGTAGAACATGAATATGATGGCTATGAAATTGGAACTTATTTAAAAGAAACAAAGGGTTATTCAAGTAGAGGACTTAGAAATTTAGAAATCTATTTGAATGGAAAAAGAATAAAAAATAATGCTAAAAAAATAAAAAAATTAAATAGAATAGTGATTATTGAAAAAGAAAAAAGTACAGGGATAAAAGCTATGGATATTCCTATTGATATAGCTTATGAAGATGAAAACTTACTTATAGTTAATAAAGAGCCATATATAATAGTCCATCCTACGCAAAAAAAAGTGGATAAAACTTTGGCAAATGCTATTGTAAATTATTTTGAAAAAACTCTAGGGAAAACATTAATTCCTAGATTTTATAATCGTTTAGATATGAATACATCTGGACTTATAATTATTGCTAAAAATGCTTATACTCAAGCCTTTCTTCAAGATAAAACAGAAGTCAAAAAAACATATAAGCTTATAGCAAGTGGAATAATAGAAAAAGATGATTTTTTTATAGAAATTCCTATTGGAAAAGTAGGAGATGATTTAAGAAGAATTAAACTTTCTGAAAAAGATGGAGGGAAATCAGCTAAAACTCATATAAAAATTTTAGAAAGAAATTATGAAAAAGATATAACCTTTCTTGAAGCAAGATTATATACAGGTAGAACTCATCAAATAAGAGCTCATTTATCACTTATTGGTCATGCTTTAGTAGGAGATGAACTTTACGGTGGAAATATGGAATTAGCTAAAAGACAAATGTTACATGCTTATAAGTTAGAATTTCAAAACCCAAAAACATTAGAAAATTTAAAAATTGAAATTGATATTCCTGTTGATATGAAAGAAGTTTTAAAATGA
- the nhaC gene encoding Na+/H+ antiporter NhaC encodes MENQGNVKQPSLWLCLSIVLFLIVSFLLQLLIKGEPDVHMTLFFASVFASAMLIIFNKTKFDLIEEGIIHGCKIATISMMILMFIGVMIPAWIAAGTIPTLIYYGLKLISPSIFLVTATLTCAIATLCTGTSWGTAATFGVALMGIGGGLGISPGMTAAAVICGAIFGDKMSPISDTVNLSAGTCEVNIFDNIKSVATATIPGFILTIVVFIFLDLKFNSGEIHSQAVDSMLTILSNNFNLTPIHALISLAPMILVLVLALKKVNALATIVISAIVAMFIAILLQKYSLIDMMSYMNYGFKIDTGNFDVDKLLNRGGLQSMMWTVSIGYLGLSYGGILEKTGVLNTLLNSMQTITKNSRNLILSHIVTGFLTIMLSASPYVSILIPGRMFIKGYEKLGIKKSVASRTCEHSGICLDPLLPWSLGAVYFSGVLGVKTMDYAIYCVLLYVVPLIAAFYAITGIFIWKESSKEGVND; translated from the coding sequence ATGGAAAATCAAGGTAATGTAAAACAACCATCTTTATGGTTATGTCTGAGTATCGTTCTATTTTTAATTGTATCTTTTTTACTGCAGTTGTTAATAAAAGGAGAACCTGATGTACATATGACTCTATTTTTTGCATCAGTTTTTGCATCAGCTATGCTTATTATTTTCAATAAAACCAAATTTGATTTGATAGAGGAAGGAATTATACATGGATGCAAGATTGCAACAATATCTATGATGATACTTATGTTCATTGGAGTTATGATTCCGGCTTGGATAGCTGCAGGAACTATTCCTACTTTAATCTATTATGGATTGAAATTAATATCTCCATCAATTTTCCTAGTAACAGCAACTCTAACTTGTGCAATAGCTACACTATGTACAGGTACTTCATGGGGAACCGCTGCAACATTTGGTGTTGCACTTATGGGAATTGGTGGTGGACTAGGAATTTCTCCTGGAATGACTGCTGCCGCTGTAATATGTGGAGCGATTTTTGGTGATAAAATGTCTCCAATATCTGACACTGTAAATCTATCAGCTGGTACTTGTGAAGTAAACATATTTGATAATATTAAAAGTGTTGCAACAGCAACAATACCAGGATTTATTTTAACCATTGTAGTATTTATTTTTTTAGATTTGAAATTTAATTCAGGTGAAATCCACAGTCAAGCAGTAGATAGTATGTTAACCATTTTATCAAATAATTTTAATCTAACTCCTATTCATGCTCTAATTAGTTTAGCACCTATGATTTTAGTTTTAGTTTTGGCATTAAAAAAAGTAAATGCCTTAGCAACAATCGTTATTTCAGCAATAGTTGCTATGTTTATAGCAATTCTATTACAAAAATACTCATTAATAGATATGATGAGTTATATGAACTATGGTTTCAAAATTGATACAGGAAATTTTGATGTAGATAAACTATTAAATCGTGGTGGCTTACAATCAATGATGTGGACAGTATCAATAGGATATCTAGGTTTATCTTATGGAGGAATATTAGAAAAAACTGGTGTGCTAAATACTCTGTTAAATAGTATGCAAACTATTACAAAAAATAGTAGGAATCTAATTTTATCACATATAGTAACAGGATTTTTAACTATAATGTTGTCTGCAAGTCCTTATGTTTCTATTTTAATTCCAGGAAGAATGTTTATTAAAGGTTATGAAAAATTAGGTATTAAAAAATCAGTAGCTTCAAGAACTTGTGAACATTCAGGAATATGTTTAGATCCTTTATTGCCTTGGTCATTAGGGGCTGTTTACTTCTCAGGAGTTTTAGGGGTAAAAACAATGGATTACGCTATTTATTGTGTTCTATTATATGTTGTTCCATTAATTGCTGCTTTTTATGCTATAACTGGAATATTTATTTGGAAAGAAAGTTCTAAGGAAGGAGTGAATGATTAA